One region of Bombus affinis isolate iyBomAffi1 chromosome 3, iyBomAffi1.2, whole genome shotgun sequence genomic DNA includes:
- the LOC126914507 gene encoding RNA-binding protein fusilli isoform X4: MQTQGATRGPTHLVALYVATAGLQGNALGSDEEEITLLVYVLIDVQQNRVMGRQQYIVRPMVMDESCTPGTGSDNPAIAGSSGVISEVALAHAPALSERNLREHGIPLEQAIEKFEAWWSAMSCVTSGSAPRFVVDGQAPMRQCLHPEACNKDINLPEHYTLFHDLRKEFVACYSTHGELSTFGIQEMMEYFGLPLDTENEFYVHEIQDMICVIQRMIKDGHVFQNPETVNIVLEPGICSKDEEVDNGCVVRARGLPWQSSDQDIAKFFRGLNVAKGGVALCLSPMGRRNGEALVRFVNKEHRDMALKRHKHHMGGRYIEVYKASGEDFVGVAGGTSGEAHAFLSRGAQVIVRMRGLPYDCVAKQVLDFFLSGQKPCHVLDGEDGVLFVKKPDGRATGDAFVLFAKEEDAVKALSKHRDCIGSRYIELFRSTIAEVQQVLNRAIDPKQIVLPTPPIPQLPPILPQHIITSGTRKDCVRLRGLPYEALVEHILEFMGEHSKNIVYQGVHMVYNAQGQPSGEAFIQMDSENSAYACASQRHHRYMIYGKKQRYIEVFQCSGDDMNLVLTGAVTPASTKALLSPELVERLEEKACRGA, encoded by the exons GTGATGGGAAGACAACAGTATATTGTACGACCGATGGTAATGGACGAAAGTTGTACGCCTGGAACCGGTAGCGACAATCCGGCGATTGCCGGAAGTAGTGGAGTCATCAGCGAAGTAGCCTTAGCACACGCTCCGGCGTTATCCGAAAGAAATCTTCGAGAGCACGGAATTCCTCTGGAGCAAGCTATCGAGAAG tttgAAGCATGGTGGTCCGCCATGTCGTGCGTGACGTCCGGTTCCGCACCACGTTTCGTCGTAGACGGTCAGGCGCCGATGAGACAATGCTTACATCCAGAAGCCTGCAACAAAGACATCAACCTGCCAGAACATTATACCCTCTTTCACGATCTCCGGAAGGAATTCGTTGCTTGCTACTCTACCCATGGAGAGCTCTCGACATTTGGAATACAGGAGATGATGGAAT ATTTTGGCCTACCATTAGATACCGAGAACGAGTTCTATGTGCATGAAATACAAGATATGATCTGTGTAATACAGAGGATGATAAAAGATG GTCACGTCTTCCAAAATCCTGAAACAGTTAATATTGTTTTAGAACCTGGTATATG CTCAAAAGATGAAGAAGTTGACAATGGCTGTGTAGTAAGAGCTAGAGGTCTTCCTTGGCAATCATCGGACCAGGACATAGCAAAATTTTTTCGTGGCCTAAATGTTGCCAA GGGTGGTGTAGCTCTGTGTTTAAGTCCTATGGGAAGACGTAACGGAGAAGCATTAGTACGATTTGTTAACAAAGAACATAGAGACATGGCGTTAAAAAGACACAAACACCATATGGGTGGAAGGTACATAGAAGTATACAAGGCATCTGGAGAGGATTTTGTTGGCGTTGCTGGAGGAACTAGCGGGGAAGCTCATGCATTTTTATCTAGAGGAGCTCAAGTTATCGTTAGAATGAGAGGCTTGCCGTATGACTGTGTTGCTAAACAAGTG TTGGACTTCTTCTTGTCAGGGCAAAAGCCCTGTCATGTATTGGATGGAGAAGATGGAGTTTTATTTGTGAAGAAGCCGGATGGTAGGGCAACTGGAGACGCGTTTGTTCTTTTTGCTAAAGAAGAAGACGCAGTGAAGGCCTTAAGTAAACACAGAGATTGCATTGGTAGCCGGTATATAGAACTTTTTCGAAGTACGATTGCCGAGGTGCAACAG GTTTTGAATAGAGCGATCGATCCGAAACAGATTGTACTTCCAACGCCGCCTATTCCACAACTTCCTCCCATACTTCCACAACATATTATCACCTCTGGCACGCGTAAAGATTGCGTTAGATTACGCGGCCTTCCATACGAAGCTCTTGTTGAACACATTCTCGAGTTCATGGGCGAACATTCTAAGAATATCGTCTACCAGGGTGTTCATATGGTTTACAATGCTCAA GGTCAACCATCCGGCGAAGCGTTTATTCAAATGGACAGCGAAAATTCGGCATATGCATGCGCGTCGCAGCGACATCATCGGTATATGATATACGGCAAGAAACAGCGATACATCGAAGTATTCCAGTGCAGTGGGGATGACATGAATCTGGTATTGACAGGTGCAGTAACTCCAGCGTCAACCAAGGCTCTGCTATCACCCG AATTGGTGGAACGATTGGAGGAAAAGGCGTGTCGAGGGGCCTGA
- the LOC126914507 gene encoding RNA-binding protein fusilli isoform X3: protein MQTQGATRGPTHLVALYVATAGLQGNALGSDEEEITLLVYVLIDVQQNRVMGRQQYIVRPMVMDESCTPGTGSDNPAIAGSSGVISEVALAHAPALSERNLREHGIPLEQAIEKFEAWWSAMSCVTSGSAPRFVVDGQAPMRQCLHPEACNKDINLPEHYTLFHDLRKEFVACYSTHGELSTFGIQEMMEYFGLPLDTENEFYVHEIQDMICVIQRMIKDGHVFQNPETVNIVLEPGICSKDEEVDNGCVVRARGLPWQSSDQDIAKFFRGLNVAKGGVALCLSPMGRRNGEALVRFVNKEHRDMALKRHKHHMGGRYIEVYKASGEDFVGVAGGTSGEAHAFLSRGAQVIVRMRGLPYDCVAKQVLDFFLSGQKPCHVLDGEDGVLFVKKPDGRATGDAFVLFAKEEDAVKALSKHRDCIGSRYIELFRSTIAEVQQVLNRAIDPKQIVLPTPPIPQLPPILPQHIITSGTRKDCVRLRGLPYEALVEHILEFMGEHSKNIVYQGVHMVYNAQGQPSGEAFIQMDSENSAYACASQRHHRYMIYGKKQRYIEVFQCSGDDMNLVLTGAVTPASTKALLSPGIFGVYGSSWRFLCRNFSSSSLSLSLFLSLSLSLSPPLSFYFFFISIGSRTGSSSLPLLLCRSHFLTPFFFVFYLP from the exons GTGATGGGAAGACAACAGTATATTGTACGACCGATGGTAATGGACGAAAGTTGTACGCCTGGAACCGGTAGCGACAATCCGGCGATTGCCGGAAGTAGTGGAGTCATCAGCGAAGTAGCCTTAGCACACGCTCCGGCGTTATCCGAAAGAAATCTTCGAGAGCACGGAATTCCTCTGGAGCAAGCTATCGAGAAG tttgAAGCATGGTGGTCCGCCATGTCGTGCGTGACGTCCGGTTCCGCACCACGTTTCGTCGTAGACGGTCAGGCGCCGATGAGACAATGCTTACATCCAGAAGCCTGCAACAAAGACATCAACCTGCCAGAACATTATACCCTCTTTCACGATCTCCGGAAGGAATTCGTTGCTTGCTACTCTACCCATGGAGAGCTCTCGACATTTGGAATACAGGAGATGATGGAAT ATTTTGGCCTACCATTAGATACCGAGAACGAGTTCTATGTGCATGAAATACAAGATATGATCTGTGTAATACAGAGGATGATAAAAGATG GTCACGTCTTCCAAAATCCTGAAACAGTTAATATTGTTTTAGAACCTGGTATATG CTCAAAAGATGAAGAAGTTGACAATGGCTGTGTAGTAAGAGCTAGAGGTCTTCCTTGGCAATCATCGGACCAGGACATAGCAAAATTTTTTCGTGGCCTAAATGTTGCCAA GGGTGGTGTAGCTCTGTGTTTAAGTCCTATGGGAAGACGTAACGGAGAAGCATTAGTACGATTTGTTAACAAAGAACATAGAGACATGGCGTTAAAAAGACACAAACACCATATGGGTGGAAGGTACATAGAAGTATACAAGGCATCTGGAGAGGATTTTGTTGGCGTTGCTGGAGGAACTAGCGGGGAAGCTCATGCATTTTTATCTAGAGGAGCTCAAGTTATCGTTAGAATGAGAGGCTTGCCGTATGACTGTGTTGCTAAACAAGTG TTGGACTTCTTCTTGTCAGGGCAAAAGCCCTGTCATGTATTGGATGGAGAAGATGGAGTTTTATTTGTGAAGAAGCCGGATGGTAGGGCAACTGGAGACGCGTTTGTTCTTTTTGCTAAAGAAGAAGACGCAGTGAAGGCCTTAAGTAAACACAGAGATTGCATTGGTAGCCGGTATATAGAACTTTTTCGAAGTACGATTGCCGAGGTGCAACAG GTTTTGAATAGAGCGATCGATCCGAAACAGATTGTACTTCCAACGCCGCCTATTCCACAACTTCCTCCCATACTTCCACAACATATTATCACCTCTGGCACGCGTAAAGATTGCGTTAGATTACGCGGCCTTCCATACGAAGCTCTTGTTGAACACATTCTCGAGTTCATGGGCGAACATTCTAAGAATATCGTCTACCAGGGTGTTCATATGGTTTACAATGCTCAA GGTCAACCATCCGGCGAAGCGTTTATTCAAATGGACAGCGAAAATTCGGCATATGCATGCGCGTCGCAGCGACATCATCGGTATATGATATACGGCAAGAAACAGCGATACATCGAAGTATTCCAGTGCAGTGGGGATGACATGAATCTGGTATTGACAGGTGCAGTAACTCCAGCGTCAACCAAGGCTCTGCTATCACCCG GTATCTTTGGTGTCTACGGATCAAGTTGGAGATTTCTGTGTCGTAATTTTtcctcctcctctctctctctctctctctttctctctctctctctctctctctccccccctctctccttttactttttctttatttccatCGGTTCACGTACAGGTTCTTCCTCTCTTCCTCTGTTGCTCTGTCGCTCCCATTTCCTCACGCCTTTTTTCTTCGTGTTTTATCTCCCCTGA
- the LOC126914507 gene encoding RNA-binding protein fusilli isoform X1, with translation MQTQGATRGPTHLVALYVATAGLQGNALGSDEEEITLLVYVLIDVQQNRVMGRQQYIVRPMVMDESCTPGTGSDNPAIAGSSGVISEVALAHAPALSERNLREHGIPLEQAIEKFEAWWSAMSCVTSGSAPRFVVDGQAPMRQCLHPEACNKDINLPEHYTLFHDLRKEFVACYSTHGELSTFGIQEMMEYFGLPLDTENEFYVHEIQDMICVIQRMIKDGHVFQNPETVNIVLEPGICSKDEEVDNGCVVRARGLPWQSSDQDIAKFFRGLNVAKGGVALCLSPMGRRNGEALVRFVNKEHRDMALKRHKHHMGGRYIEVYKASGEDFVGVAGGTSGEAHAFLSRGAQVIVRMRGLPYDCVAKQVLDFFLSGQKPCHVLDGEDGVLFVKKPDGRATGDAFVLFAKEEDAVKALSKHRDCIGSRYIELFRSTIAEVQQVLNRAIDPKQIVLPTPPIPQLPPILPQHIITSGTRKDCVRLRGLPYEALVEHILEFMGEHSKNIVYQGVHMVYNAQGQPSGEAFIQMDSENSAYACASQRHHRYMIYGKKQRYIEVFQCSGDDMNLVLTGAVTPASTKALLSPGTLTTQTPATLTHPPPPTPVPVPVPTAQPPLWDIHALVQAQAQAQAQAQAQAQAQAQAQAIRNQDFWLMALASNPPPTSTTPASPTSSATTKTLALPGPNPQHQIPAYAMAPPSAAAAAAAAAALHAQQPAPAPFLLFNVPSRIPILRAPAPHGLLTPIVQAAPINPAAIMGLKRTWETAFPPDTSSTVAKRATWHTPATAFHAQAPTAAPGLPYPAQFYPQI, from the exons GTGATGGGAAGACAACAGTATATTGTACGACCGATGGTAATGGACGAAAGTTGTACGCCTGGAACCGGTAGCGACAATCCGGCGATTGCCGGAAGTAGTGGAGTCATCAGCGAAGTAGCCTTAGCACACGCTCCGGCGTTATCCGAAAGAAATCTTCGAGAGCACGGAATTCCTCTGGAGCAAGCTATCGAGAAG tttgAAGCATGGTGGTCCGCCATGTCGTGCGTGACGTCCGGTTCCGCACCACGTTTCGTCGTAGACGGTCAGGCGCCGATGAGACAATGCTTACATCCAGAAGCCTGCAACAAAGACATCAACCTGCCAGAACATTATACCCTCTTTCACGATCTCCGGAAGGAATTCGTTGCTTGCTACTCTACCCATGGAGAGCTCTCGACATTTGGAATACAGGAGATGATGGAAT ATTTTGGCCTACCATTAGATACCGAGAACGAGTTCTATGTGCATGAAATACAAGATATGATCTGTGTAATACAGAGGATGATAAAAGATG GTCACGTCTTCCAAAATCCTGAAACAGTTAATATTGTTTTAGAACCTGGTATATG CTCAAAAGATGAAGAAGTTGACAATGGCTGTGTAGTAAGAGCTAGAGGTCTTCCTTGGCAATCATCGGACCAGGACATAGCAAAATTTTTTCGTGGCCTAAATGTTGCCAA GGGTGGTGTAGCTCTGTGTTTAAGTCCTATGGGAAGACGTAACGGAGAAGCATTAGTACGATTTGTTAACAAAGAACATAGAGACATGGCGTTAAAAAGACACAAACACCATATGGGTGGAAGGTACATAGAAGTATACAAGGCATCTGGAGAGGATTTTGTTGGCGTTGCTGGAGGAACTAGCGGGGAAGCTCATGCATTTTTATCTAGAGGAGCTCAAGTTATCGTTAGAATGAGAGGCTTGCCGTATGACTGTGTTGCTAAACAAGTG TTGGACTTCTTCTTGTCAGGGCAAAAGCCCTGTCATGTATTGGATGGAGAAGATGGAGTTTTATTTGTGAAGAAGCCGGATGGTAGGGCAACTGGAGACGCGTTTGTTCTTTTTGCTAAAGAAGAAGACGCAGTGAAGGCCTTAAGTAAACACAGAGATTGCATTGGTAGCCGGTATATAGAACTTTTTCGAAGTACGATTGCCGAGGTGCAACAG GTTTTGAATAGAGCGATCGATCCGAAACAGATTGTACTTCCAACGCCGCCTATTCCACAACTTCCTCCCATACTTCCACAACATATTATCACCTCTGGCACGCGTAAAGATTGCGTTAGATTACGCGGCCTTCCATACGAAGCTCTTGTTGAACACATTCTCGAGTTCATGGGCGAACATTCTAAGAATATCGTCTACCAGGGTGTTCATATGGTTTACAATGCTCAA GGTCAACCATCCGGCGAAGCGTTTATTCAAATGGACAGCGAAAATTCGGCATATGCATGCGCGTCGCAGCGACATCATCGGTATATGATATACGGCAAGAAACAGCGATACATCGAAGTATTCCAGTGCAGTGGGGATGACATGAATCTGGTATTGACAGGTGCAGTAACTCCAGCGTCAACCAAGGCTCTGCTATCACCCGGTACGTTGACCACACAAACTCCTGCAACTTTGACACATCCGCCTCCGCCGACGCCGGTACCGGTACCGGTACCGACGGCGCAACCCCCCCTCTGGGACATTCACGCGTTAGTACAGGCTCAAGCCCAAGCACAAGCGCAGGCTCAAGCGCAAGCTCAAGCTCAGGCTCAAGCGCAGGCAATCCGAAATCAAGACTTTTGGCTAATGGCTCTAGCCTCGAATCCACCACCTACCTCTACCACTCCTGCTTCCCCAACTTCGTCAGCTACGACTAAGACGCTCGCTCTACCGGGACCGAATCCGCAGCATCAGATTCCTGCCTATGCAATGGCACCTCCCTCGGCAGCCGCCGCCGCCGCGGCTGCTGCGGCGCTTCACGCTCAACAACCCGCGCCGGCGCCCTTCTTACTTTTTAACGTACCCTCTCGAATCCCTATTTTACGTGCACCGGCACCGCATGGTCTCCTGACACCTATCGTTCAGGCTGCGCCCATTAATCCGGCCGCTATAATGGGACTGAAGAGAACTTGGGAAACCGCTTTCCCACCCGATACATCAAGCACAGTCGCGAAACGTGCCACGTGGCACACACCAGCGACCGCATTTCACGCGCAAGCTCCTACCGCGGCACCGGGCTTGCCTTATCCTGCTCAATTTTACCCTCAGATTTGA